The following coding sequences lie in one Kribbella sp. NBC_00709 genomic window:
- a CDS encoding threonine aldolase family protein produces MATTSEDLRERRKNAADNCERWLFNRRVPVPDRLRQLADVVTDDLADMYGNGGEVAALEQEVADLLGKPAAVFLPTGIMAQQSVLRVYADRAGTNRVAVHGLSHLLVHELNALEEVHHLRIERLTSEPRQPRPDELAAIPGKLAAVTLELPLRDAGYVLPTWDELVVFSEYCAERGVPLHLDGARLWESTPYLEHSLAGIAALASTVYVSFYKVLGGISGAALAGPEDVIAEVRRWQRRLGGNVFSLFPYAVSARDGLRTVLPLMDVLHQRAVEVAMALQSEGFRVFPEPPHTNSFRLYAPRAADAIERTAVERMERTREALCSPWQSADVPGWSWIEVVVTPHSLTWQVDEIAKAFGELLTR; encoded by the coding sequence GTGGCTACTACCTCCGAGGACCTCCGAGAGCGCCGGAAGAACGCGGCGGACAACTGCGAGCGCTGGCTGTTCAACCGGCGAGTGCCGGTGCCGGACCGGTTGCGGCAACTCGCAGATGTCGTCACGGACGACCTCGCCGACATGTACGGCAACGGCGGCGAGGTCGCGGCGCTGGAGCAGGAGGTGGCTGACCTGCTGGGTAAGCCGGCAGCGGTGTTCCTGCCGACCGGCATCATGGCGCAGCAGAGTGTGCTCCGCGTGTACGCCGACCGCGCGGGCACCAACCGGGTCGCCGTACACGGGCTGTCTCACCTCCTGGTGCACGAGCTGAACGCGCTGGAAGAGGTGCATCACCTCCGGATCGAGCGGCTGACGTCAGAGCCACGACAGCCCCGGCCGGACGAGCTGGCCGCGATTCCAGGCAAGCTGGCTGCGGTCACCCTGGAGTTGCCGCTGCGCGATGCCGGATACGTGCTGCCGACGTGGGACGAGCTGGTCGTGTTCTCCGAGTACTGCGCTGAGCGCGGCGTACCGCTGCACCTGGACGGGGCGCGGCTGTGGGAGAGCACGCCGTACCTCGAGCACAGCCTGGCTGGGATCGCTGCACTGGCCTCGACGGTGTACGTGTCGTTCTACAAGGTGCTCGGCGGGATCAGCGGTGCTGCGCTGGCCGGCCCCGAGGACGTGATCGCCGAGGTACGGCGGTGGCAGCGGCGACTGGGCGGCAATGTCTTCTCGCTCTTCCCGTACGCCGTGTCCGCCCGCGACGGACTGCGGACCGTGCTGCCACTGATGGACGTCCTGCACCAGCGGGCGGTCGAGGTCGCGATGGCCTTGCAGAGCGAAGGATTCCGCGTCTTCCCGGAGCCGCCGCACACCAACTCGTTCCGGCTCTACGCACCACGTGCCGCGGATGCGATCGAGCGCACCGCGGTCGAGCGGATGGAGCGGACCCGCGAGGCATTGTGTTCGCCGTGGCAGTCGGCCGACGTACCTGGCTGGTCGTGGATCGAGGTCGTGGTGACACCGCACTCGCTGACCTGGCAGGTCGACGAGATCGCCAAGGCGTTCGGGGAACTTCTGACCCGCTGA
- the smc gene encoding chromosome segregation protein SMC, producing MTLRGFKSFASATTMNFEPGITCIVGPNGSGKSNVVDALAWVMGEQGAKSLRGGKMEDVIFAGTSGRAPLGRAEVVLTIDNTDGALPIEYAEVTISRTMFRNGGSDYQINGQNCRLLDVQELLSDSGIGREMHVIVGQGQLDSILRATPEGRRGFVEEAAGVLKHRKRKEKAIRKLEATEGNLHRLGDLIAEIRRQLKPLGRQAEVARRAVTIQAEVRDGRARLLADDIVQAQSALEAELRDEAALTERRSETEAKLREARELEAELEDALREDAPALQAAQDTWYQLSGFGEKVKGTARIAADRIRSLNDEADDGPRSGRDPDELELEAARVRETEAQIEAEVEAHSELLAESVERRQQLEAQEAEEERRISALIRAAADRREGLARLTGQVNALQSRAAAAESEIGRLAGNMHEAEVRAAKAQHDFTALETQVAGLDAGEKGLDDQFEAAQAVLDEMDERLAKLRAEERDAERERTGLAARKEALELGLNRKDGAGALLAASEQVNGLMGSVAALLSVRAGYETAIAAALGEAADAVAVTHADAALQAVGHLKQHDLGRAGMLLGDAPADDYSMWPVLPYGASYAVDVVDCPETLRPALRRLLRKVAVVDDVPAAQSLVRNLPDVTCTTRAGDVLGAHFAYGGSDAAPSLIEVQSAVDEASEKLTEATARSERLRFELQGLEDERSRQKESVEITLARLHESDAAMAAVAEQLAHFGSLAKASRGEAQRMGEAIAAAEEERDKNLSGLAELEERLMDAEAFDDDGDEPDTSERDRLADAAKAGRAAEMEARLALRTTEERARALSGRADSLERAARQEREARARAIARAARRARQAEAAQAVHLAAGHVLARLESSLQLAASERAAIQAQRADREQALAQSRSATRNLSSELEQLTNTVHRDALARAEQKMRLEQLYEKALGELGIEVEALVTEYGPDQLVPPLPKDGDDGTLELEGEPFNRTKVEKRLKQAERALNQLGKINPLALEEFDAMEERHRFLSEQLDDLRKSRRDLMDIVKEVDDRVEQVFTEAYRDVEIAFEHVFSRLFPGGEGRLVLTDPDDMLATGIDVEARPPGKKVKRLSLLSGGERSLVAVAFLVALFKARPSPFYILDEVEAALDDTNLGRLLEIYEELRENSQLLVITHQKRTMEVADALYGVTMRGDGVSAVISQRIREPEPV from the coding sequence ATGACGCTCCGGGGATTCAAGTCGTTCGCGTCCGCGACGACGATGAACTTCGAACCAGGCATCACCTGCATCGTCGGGCCGAACGGCTCCGGCAAGTCCAACGTCGTCGACGCACTGGCCTGGGTGATGGGTGAGCAGGGCGCGAAGTCGCTGCGCGGCGGCAAGATGGAGGACGTCATCTTCGCCGGCACCTCCGGCCGCGCCCCGCTGGGCCGCGCCGAGGTGGTGCTCACCATCGACAACACCGACGGCGCCCTGCCGATCGAGTACGCCGAGGTGACGATCAGCCGGACGATGTTCCGCAACGGCGGGTCCGACTACCAGATCAACGGCCAGAACTGCCGGCTGCTCGACGTCCAGGAACTGCTCAGCGACTCCGGTATCGGCCGCGAGATGCACGTCATCGTCGGCCAGGGCCAGCTCGACTCGATCCTGCGCGCCACGCCCGAGGGCCGGCGCGGATTCGTCGAGGAAGCGGCCGGCGTCCTGAAGCACCGCAAACGCAAGGAAAAGGCGATCCGGAAGCTGGAGGCCACCGAGGGCAACCTGCACCGGCTCGGCGACCTGATCGCCGAGATCCGCCGCCAGCTGAAGCCGCTCGGACGCCAGGCGGAGGTGGCGCGCCGAGCAGTGACGATCCAGGCGGAGGTCCGGGACGGCCGCGCCCGGCTGCTCGCCGACGACATCGTCCAGGCCCAGTCCGCGCTCGAGGCCGAGCTGCGGGACGAGGCCGCGCTGACCGAGCGCCGGTCCGAGACCGAGGCGAAGCTGCGGGAGGCCCGCGAGCTGGAAGCCGAGCTCGAGGACGCGCTCCGCGAGGACGCGCCGGCCCTGCAGGCCGCGCAGGACACCTGGTACCAGCTGTCCGGCTTCGGCGAGAAGGTCAAAGGTACGGCGCGGATCGCGGCCGACCGGATCCGTTCGCTGAACGACGAGGCCGACGACGGCCCGCGTTCGGGGCGGGACCCCGACGAGCTCGAGCTGGAGGCGGCTCGGGTCCGGGAGACCGAGGCGCAGATCGAGGCCGAGGTCGAGGCGCACTCCGAGCTGCTTGCCGAGTCCGTCGAGCGCCGCCAGCAGCTGGAGGCGCAGGAGGCCGAGGAGGAGCGCCGGATCTCCGCGCTGATCCGGGCCGCCGCCGACCGCCGCGAGGGCCTGGCCCGGCTGACCGGCCAGGTGAATGCGCTGCAGAGCCGCGCGGCCGCGGCCGAGTCCGAGATCGGCCGTCTGGCCGGCAACATGCACGAGGCCGAGGTTCGCGCTGCCAAGGCCCAGCACGACTTCACCGCGCTGGAGACCCAGGTCGCCGGGCTGGATGCCGGCGAGAAGGGTCTCGACGACCAGTTCGAGGCCGCCCAGGCGGTGCTCGACGAGATGGACGAGCGGCTGGCGAAGCTGCGCGCCGAGGAGCGTGACGCCGAACGCGAGCGCACCGGTCTGGCCGCCCGCAAGGAAGCGCTCGAGCTGGGTCTGAACCGTAAGGACGGCGCCGGCGCCCTGCTGGCCGCCTCCGAGCAGGTCAACGGCCTGATGGGCTCCGTCGCCGCGCTCCTGAGCGTGCGCGCCGGGTACGAGACCGCCATCGCGGCCGCTCTTGGTGAGGCCGCCGACGCGGTCGCGGTGACGCACGCTGACGCCGCACTGCAGGCCGTCGGGCACCTGAAGCAGCACGACCTCGGCCGCGCCGGGATGCTGCTCGGCGACGCGCCCGCCGACGACTACTCGATGTGGCCGGTCCTGCCGTACGGAGCGTCGTACGCCGTCGATGTCGTGGACTGCCCGGAGACGCTGCGGCCCGCGCTGCGGCGGCTGCTGCGCAAGGTCGCCGTGGTGGACGACGTACCGGCGGCGCAGTCCCTGGTGCGGAATCTGCCCGATGTCACGTGTACGACGCGCGCCGGCGACGTACTCGGAGCGCATTTCGCGTACGGCGGGTCGGATGCGGCGCCGAGCCTGATCGAGGTGCAGTCCGCGGTCGACGAGGCGTCGGAGAAGCTGACCGAGGCGACGGCGCGGAGCGAGCGGCTGCGGTTCGAGCTGCAGGGGCTGGAGGACGAGCGGTCCCGGCAGAAGGAGTCCGTCGAGATCACCCTGGCCCGGCTGCACGAGTCCGATGCGGCGATGGCCGCGGTGGCTGAGCAGCTGGCCCACTTCGGGTCGCTGGCGAAGGCCTCCCGCGGTGAGGCGCAGCGGATGGGCGAGGCGATCGCTGCGGCCGAGGAGGAGCGCGACAAGAACCTGTCCGGCCTGGCCGAGCTCGAAGAGCGGCTGATGGACGCCGAGGCGTTCGACGACGACGGCGACGAGCCGGACACGTCCGAGCGCGACCGGCTGGCCGATGCGGCCAAGGCGGGACGTGCGGCCGAGATGGAAGCGCGGCTGGCGCTGCGGACCACCGAGGAGCGGGCCCGGGCGCTGTCCGGCCGGGCCGACTCGCTGGAGCGTGCTGCCCGCCAGGAGCGTGAGGCGCGGGCGCGGGCGATCGCCCGGGCGGCGCGTCGGGCCCGCCAGGCCGAGGCGGCGCAGGCCGTGCACCTGGCCGCCGGCCACGTGCTGGCCCGGCTCGAGTCCTCGCTGCAGCTGGCTGCGTCCGAGCGGGCGGCGATCCAGGCGCAGCGCGCGGACCGCGAGCAGGCGCTGGCGCAGTCCCGGTCCGCGACGCGGAACCTGAGCTCCGAGCTGGAGCAGCTGACCAACACCGTTCACCGCGACGCGCTGGCCAGGGCCGAGCAGAAGATGCGGCTCGAGCAGCTGTACGAGAAGGCGCTCGGCGAGCTCGGGATCGAGGTCGAGGCCCTCGTCACGGAGTACGGACCGGACCAGTTGGTGCCGCCGCTGCCCAAGGACGGCGACGACGGCACCTTGGAGCTCGAGGGCGAGCCGTTCAACCGGACCAAGGTCGAGAAGCGGCTGAAGCAGGCCGAGCGGGCGCTCAACCAGCTCGGCAAGATCAACCCGCTCGCGCTCGAGGAGTTCGACGCGATGGAGGAGCGGCACCGCTTCCTGTCCGAGCAGCTCGACGACCTGAGGAAGTCCCGCCGCGACCTGATGGACATCGTCAAGGAGGTCGACGACCGGGTCGAGCAGGTCTTCACCGAGGCGTATCGCGACGTCGAGATCGCGTTCGAGCACGTGTTCAGCCGGCTGTTCCCGGGTGGTGAGGGCCGGCTGGTCCTGACCGACCCCGACGACATGCTCGCCACCGGGATCGACGTCGAGGCCCGCCCGCCCGGCAAGAAGGTCAAGCGGCTCTCGCTGCTGTCCGGCGGGGAGCGGTCCCTGGTCGCGGTCGCCTTCCTCGTCGCGCTGTTCAAGGCCCGCCCGTCGCCGTTCTACATCCTCGACGAGGTCGAGGCCGCCCTCGACGACACGAACCTCGGCCGGCTGCTGGAGATCTACGAAGAACTCCGCGAGAACAGCCAGCTCCTGGTCATCACCCACCAGAAGCGCACCATGGAGGTCGCCGACGCCCTGTACGGCGTCACCATGCGCGGCGACGGCGTCTCCGCAGTCATCTCCCAGCGAATCCGCGAACCCGAACCTGTCTAG
- a CDS encoding cytochrome ubiquinol oxidase subunit I, with the protein MDTLDLARWQFAITTVYHFFFVPVTISLVAITAGLQTAWYRTGKEKYLRLTKFYGKLFLINIAMGVVTGLVQEFQFGMNWSDYSRFVGDVFGAPLALEGLLAFFLESTFIGLWIFGWERLPKLVHLGCIWMVVLGTQLSAYFILAANSWMQNPVGFRYNAARGRAELTDLWAVLTNKVVLVTFPHTIFAAFMVGGAFVAGVAVWHLVRRPDTDRDVFRSALKIGASVVLVASVGVAISGDLQGKVMTEVQPMKMAAAEALYETEKPASFSVFTVGTLDGSKEIFSIKMPYLLSFLATGHFGGEVKGINSLQEAYEQLYGPGSYKPNIPLTYWTFRLMIGVGMASAAVALWLLWVTRRGRAPSHWLVWLAAPLPLLPLVANTFGWIFTETGRQPWLVFGLLPTASGVSPSTTSGEVITSLVGFTLLYGVLAIVETKLLLRTIRGGLAGTDDPPDTAPDQPDKPLSLAY; encoded by the coding sequence ATGGACACCCTGGATCTGGCGCGCTGGCAGTTCGCGATCACCACCGTGTACCACTTCTTCTTCGTGCCGGTGACGATCTCGCTGGTCGCGATCACGGCCGGCCTGCAGACTGCGTGGTACCGCACGGGCAAGGAGAAGTACCTGCGGCTGACCAAGTTCTACGGGAAGCTGTTCCTGATCAACATCGCGATGGGCGTGGTCACCGGGCTGGTGCAGGAGTTCCAGTTCGGGATGAACTGGAGCGACTACTCGCGCTTCGTCGGGGACGTGTTCGGTGCGCCGCTCGCGCTCGAGGGCCTGCTCGCGTTCTTCCTCGAGTCGACGTTCATCGGCCTGTGGATCTTCGGGTGGGAGCGGCTGCCGAAGCTGGTCCACCTGGGCTGTATCTGGATGGTGGTGCTCGGCACGCAGTTGTCGGCGTACTTCATCCTCGCGGCCAACTCGTGGATGCAGAATCCGGTCGGCTTCCGCTACAACGCCGCTCGTGGGCGGGCGGAGCTGACGGATCTGTGGGCGGTGCTGACCAACAAGGTCGTGCTGGTGACGTTCCCGCACACGATCTTCGCCGCGTTCATGGTCGGCGGCGCGTTCGTCGCGGGGGTTGCGGTGTGGCACCTGGTACGGCGGCCCGACACGGACCGGGATGTGTTCCGGTCGGCGCTGAAGATCGGCGCCTCGGTGGTGCTCGTGGCCAGCGTGGGCGTCGCGATCAGCGGGGACCTGCAGGGCAAGGTGATGACCGAGGTGCAGCCGATGAAGATGGCCGCGGCCGAGGCGCTGTACGAGACCGAGAAGCCAGCGTCGTTCTCGGTGTTCACCGTCGGCACGCTGGACGGGTCCAAGGAGATCTTCTCGATCAAGATGCCGTACCTGCTGTCCTTCCTCGCCACCGGGCACTTCGGCGGTGAGGTGAAGGGGATCAACTCGCTGCAGGAGGCGTACGAGCAGCTGTACGGTCCCGGGTCGTACAAGCCGAACATCCCGCTGACGTACTGGACCTTCCGGTTGATGATCGGCGTCGGCATGGCGTCCGCAGCCGTCGCGCTCTGGCTGCTGTGGGTGACCCGCCGCGGCCGGGCGCCCAGCCACTGGCTGGTCTGGCTGGCGGCTCCGTTGCCGCTGCTGCCGCTGGTCGCGAACACGTTCGGCTGGATCTTCACCGAGACCGGGCGGCAGCCCTGGCTGGTGTTCGGGTTGTTGCCCACGGCATCAGGTGTGTCGCCCAGTACGACGAGCGGCGAGGTGATCACCTCCCTGGTCGGGTTCACCCTGCTGTACGGCGTACTCGCGATCGTCGAGACCAAGCTGCTGCTGCGGACCATCCGCGGCGGCCTGGCCGGGACCGACGACCCACCGGACACCGCGCCGGATCAGCCCGACAAACCGCTGTCGCTGGCGTACTGA
- a CDS encoding COG4315 family predicted lipoprotein — MKRLSSVVGVVGVAVLGLAGLTACGSDDSSSGSGSGASSSAPAGQPAGAGAKLATADVNGLGKVVVDGNGRTVYVFDKDTSGKSNCEGDCLAKWPVVAAGDGTPQLTGIDASLISTVTRSDGSKQLAINGLPLYLFASDSQAGEAKGQAVGGVWWVVGADGKKITTQPAGSGNGGY; from the coding sequence ATGAAGCGACTGAGCAGTGTGGTCGGCGTGGTCGGCGTAGCGGTGCTCGGCCTGGCAGGGCTGACCGCTTGCGGTAGTGATGATTCGAGCTCAGGTTCTGGTTCCGGCGCGAGCAGTTCGGCGCCGGCCGGCCAGCCGGCCGGTGCCGGAGCGAAGCTGGCGACCGCGGACGTCAACGGTCTCGGCAAGGTCGTTGTCGATGGCAACGGACGGACCGTGTACGTGTTCGACAAGGACACTTCGGGCAAGTCGAACTGCGAGGGCGACTGCCTGGCCAAGTGGCCGGTGGTCGCGGCCGGCGACGGTACGCCGCAGCTCACCGGGATCGATGCCTCGCTGATCAGCACGGTCACCCGCTCGGACGGATCCAAGCAGCTGGCGATCAACGGGTTGCCGCTCTACCTGTTCGCCAGCGACAGCCAGGCCGGTGAGGCCAAGGGCCAGGCGGTCGGCGGTGTCTGGTGGGTCGTCGGTGCGGACGGCAAGAAGATCACCACCCAGCCGGCCGGCTCCGGCAATGGCGGTTACTGA
- a CDS encoding anti-sigma factor family protein, whose product MNEHDRTQLGAYALGALEPGDVQAVDEHLATCAECRAELAELEEMKDFLGEVPPEAFLEGPPEGGDLLLQRTLREVRESSAEPPLPVPAKRNRSRWLMVAAALVVVAGALGGGVVLGRSTAPPQASEPAAGYKEVTATDTVTGAKMATTVEPRTGWSWVQVEVSGLTAGDQCQLLVTDRAGKTWTAGSWVVSPKAAKNGSTFGGGVLVPLDQVQSVEIRTLQGKHVVTTTI is encoded by the coding sequence ATGAATGAGCATGACCGTACGCAACTCGGCGCCTACGCCCTGGGCGCGCTGGAGCCTGGCGACGTGCAGGCTGTCGACGAGCACCTCGCCACCTGCGCGGAGTGCCGTGCTGAGCTTGCTGAACTCGAGGAGATGAAGGACTTCCTCGGTGAGGTGCCGCCGGAGGCGTTCCTGGAAGGGCCGCCGGAGGGCGGTGACCTGTTGCTGCAGCGCACGCTGCGGGAGGTCCGTGAGTCGTCGGCAGAGCCGCCGCTCCCGGTCCCGGCCAAGCGCAATCGCTCCCGCTGGCTGATGGTGGCCGCTGCCCTCGTCGTGGTCGCCGGAGCGCTCGGCGGCGGCGTCGTGCTAGGTCGCTCGACCGCGCCACCGCAGGCGAGCGAACCCGCGGCCGGCTACAAGGAAGTCACTGCAACCGACACGGTCACCGGCGCGAAGATGGCTACGACGGTCGAGCCGCGGACCGGCTGGAGCTGGGTGCAGGTGGAGGTCAGTGGGCTGACGGCAGGGGACCAGTGTCAGCTCCTCGTCACCGACAGGGCCGGCAAGACCTGGACGGCGGGCAGCTGGGTGGTGTCGCCCAAGGCAGCCAAGAACGGCAGCACGTTCGGCGGCGGTGTGCTGGTGCCGTTGGATCAGGTGCAGTCCGTGGAGATCAGGACCCTGCAGGGGAAGCACGTAGTCACGACAACGATCTGA
- a CDS encoding sigma-70 family RNA polymerase sigma factor, which translates to MGDTPGPHDAETLIRTLYAEHGRSLLAYATRLTGDRAAAEDVVQETLVRAWKHADDLTTGRGSVRGWLLTVARNIVTDRARARAVRPAEVADVVDKPPVQGDHSESVVNTMVVMDALDHVSAEHREVLVQLYYRGRSVAEAAKELGVPPGTVKSRSYYALRALRAVMAGSEAEVSR; encoded by the coding sequence GTGGGTGACACCCCAGGGCCGCACGATGCCGAGACACTGATCCGCACGCTGTACGCCGAGCACGGGCGCAGCCTGTTGGCGTACGCGACCCGTCTGACCGGAGACCGGGCTGCGGCCGAGGACGTCGTACAGGAGACACTGGTCCGGGCCTGGAAGCACGCCGACGACCTGACCACCGGCAGAGGGTCGGTCCGGGGCTGGCTGCTGACAGTGGCGCGCAACATCGTCACCGACCGAGCCAGGGCCCGGGCCGTACGTCCGGCAGAGGTGGCGGACGTGGTCGACAAGCCACCCGTCCAGGGAGACCACTCCGAGTCCGTGGTGAACACCATGGTCGTGATGGACGCCCTGGATCACGTGTCGGCTGAGCATCGTGAAGTACTCGTGCAGCTGTACTACCGCGGGCGGTCCGTGGCAGAGGCTGCCAAGGAGCTGGGTGTCCCACCCGGTACCGTGAAATCGCGTTCGTACTACGCCCTCCGAGCTCTGCGCGCGGTGATGGCCGGATCAGAAGCGGAGGTGTCCCGATGA
- a CDS encoding nuclear transport factor 2 family protein translates to MSQEIPAAVQRALTAIDEQDNDAFVAAFAPDGYVNDWGREFRGPDQIRSWSHNELIGKQATFTGTVVTVAGNPLTILTQVGGQGFNGPSHFTFAIENDQLTSMTITA, encoded by the coding sequence ATGAGCCAGGAAATCCCAGCAGCGGTACAGCGCGCGCTGACCGCGATCGACGAGCAGGACAACGACGCGTTCGTGGCCGCGTTCGCCCCGGACGGCTACGTCAACGACTGGGGCCGGGAGTTCCGCGGCCCCGACCAGATCCGCTCCTGGAGCCACAACGAGCTGATCGGCAAACAAGCCACCTTCACCGGCACGGTGGTCACAGTCGCCGGCAACCCCCTCACCATCCTCACCCAGGTAGGCGGCCAGGGCTTCAACGGCCCGTCCCACTTCACCTTCGCCATCGAGAACGACCAACTCACCTCGATGACGATCACTGCCTAG
- a CDS encoding dihydrofolate reductase family protein, producing the protein MRRLIFQEYVTLDGYAAGPDGGLDFFESVGEHPDDNLELLESIDTMLLGAETYRLFAAYWPTEASADQPIAPKLNSLRLVVVSTTLENAPWGSHEPGLVLRDVDAVRALKAEDTGKDIILWGSITLFQSLLRAGLVDEVQLRICPILLGGGKSAFPSGESPVDLQLIEARQWGRGGVLVRYQPAVN; encoded by the coding sequence ATGAGGCGACTCATCTTCCAGGAGTACGTGACGCTCGACGGGTACGCCGCCGGGCCGGATGGCGGGCTCGACTTCTTCGAGTCCGTCGGGGAGCACCCGGACGACAACCTCGAGCTGCTCGAGAGCATCGACACGATGCTCCTGGGCGCCGAGACCTACCGGTTGTTCGCGGCGTACTGGCCGACCGAGGCGTCGGCGGATCAACCGATCGCGCCGAAGCTCAACTCGCTGCGGCTGGTCGTCGTGTCGACCACGCTGGAGAACGCGCCGTGGGGATCGCACGAGCCGGGTCTGGTGCTCCGTGACGTCGATGCGGTGCGTGCGCTCAAGGCCGAGGACACCGGCAAGGACATCATCCTGTGGGGCAGCATCACGCTGTTCCAGTCGTTGCTGCGGGCCGGACTGGTCGACGAGGTCCAGCTCCGCATCTGCCCGATCCTCCTGGGCGGGGGGAAGAGTGCGTTCCCGAGTGGCGAGTCGCCGGTGGATCTGCAGCTGATCGAGGCACGCCAGTGGGGCCGCGGCGGCGTACTGGTGCGCTACCAGCCGGCGGTCAACTGA
- a CDS encoding BlaI/MecI/CopY family transcriptional regulator, with protein MASEDKAPRPLGDLERLVMEQLWAAPTALTVREVHEQLAGTRELAYTTVMTVLDRLAKKKLTERERDGKAWRYRAAAPREELAADLMRDALDRAGDRREALVRFVGQVSDEEAALLREALSRLDGQEQTG; from the coding sequence GTGGCGAGTGAGGACAAGGCACCGCGCCCCCTGGGTGACCTGGAACGCCTGGTGATGGAGCAGCTCTGGGCCGCGCCGACCGCGTTGACCGTGCGCGAGGTGCACGAGCAACTGGCCGGCACGCGAGAGCTCGCGTACACCACCGTGATGACCGTTCTGGACCGGCTGGCGAAGAAGAAGCTGACCGAGCGCGAGCGCGACGGCAAGGCCTGGCGCTACCGCGCCGCTGCGCCGCGCGAGGAGCTCGCCGCAGACCTGATGCGGGACGCACTGGACCGCGCCGGTGACCGGAGGGAGGCTCTGGTCCGCTTCGTCGGCCAGGTCTCCGACGAGGAAGCAGCACTGCTGCGCGAGGCCCTGTCCCGACTGGACGGTCAGGAGCAGACGGGGTGA
- a CDS encoding M56 family metallopeptidase: protein MITPVLLAVLALVLTGPAPAVLARSSWPYRVPRAAVILWQAIALAAVLAALGAGIALSYSIAGRPGEPRFDPSSPRDLVAALILAMTALVVVRLLWAVGRVAVGTRARRKRHRDLVDVLATPDGLIPGLRVLAEETPLAYCLPALRGARVVVSVGALDRLDDSELKAVLAHEQAHLRARHDLVLEEFTALHHAFPRWVRSDVALEQARTLVELLADDDARRRNGPRPLARALVALAGSPAPEAALAAAKSATVLRVERLAGPAPNERTLSTLTYAGAVTLLVLPTITIAAPIVKAIVDAVS from the coding sequence GTGATCACCCCGGTCCTGCTGGCCGTCCTGGCTCTCGTGCTCACCGGCCCGGCACCGGCCGTGCTGGCTCGCTCCAGCTGGCCCTACCGGGTCCCCCGCGCTGCCGTCATCCTCTGGCAGGCGATCGCGCTGGCCGCCGTACTGGCCGCACTGGGTGCCGGTATCGCCCTGTCGTACTCGATCGCGGGCCGGCCAGGTGAGCCGCGGTTCGACCCGTCGTCGCCGCGTGACCTCGTGGCCGCACTGATCCTGGCGATGACCGCACTGGTCGTGGTGCGGCTGCTCTGGGCGGTCGGACGGGTGGCAGTCGGCACGAGGGCTCGTCGCAAGCGGCACCGCGATCTGGTCGACGTACTGGCCACTCCGGACGGCCTGATCCCCGGACTGCGGGTGCTGGCCGAGGAGACGCCACTCGCCTATTGTCTGCCCGCGCTGCGAGGCGCACGGGTTGTAGTGTCCGTCGGTGCGCTGGACCGGCTGGACGACAGCGAGCTGAAGGCCGTGCTCGCCCATGAGCAAGCTCATCTCCGGGCACGTCATGATCTGGTGCTGGAGGAGTTCACCGCACTGCACCATGCCTTCCCACGCTGGGTGCGCAGTGATGTGGCGCTGGAGCAGGCCCGCACATTGGTCGAGTTGCTCGCTGACGACGACGCCAGGCGCCGCAACGGTCCACGTCCGCTGGCCCGCGCACTGGTAGCGCTGGCTGGTTCCCCGGCCCCAGAGGCGGCTCTGGCGGCAGCCAAGTCCGCCACTGTCCTCCGAGTCGAGCGCCTGGCCGGTCCGGCCCCCAACGAGCGCACACTCTCCACGCTGACCTACGCCGGCGCAGTCACGCTCTTGGTCCTTCCCACGATCACCATCGCCGCCCCGATCGTGAAGGCGATCGTGGACGCGGTCAGTTGA